Proteins co-encoded in one Microcebus murinus isolate Inina chromosome 5, M.murinus_Inina_mat1.0, whole genome shotgun sequence genomic window:
- the TNFRSF21 gene encoding tumor necrosis factor receptor superfamily member 21 isoform X2 — protein sequence MGTSASSSTTLASCSRFARPARATMIAGSLLLLGFLSSTTAQPEQKAPNLVGTYRHVDRATGQVLTCDKCPAGTYVSEHCTNTSLRVCSSCPAGTFTRHENGIERCHDCSQPCPWPMVEKLPCAALTDRECTCPPGMFQFNATCAPHTVCPVGWGVRKKGTETEDVRCKQCARGTFSDVPSSVMKCKAYTDCLSQNLVVVKPGTKEADNVCGTLPSSSTASPSPSTAIFSRPEHTDSHEVPSSTYVPKGMNSTESNSSASVRPKVPSGIQEGTVPDNTSSASGEEGMNKTLPKLQVVTHQQGPHHRHILKLLPSMEATGGEKSSTPMKGPKRAHPRQNLHKHFDINEHLPWMIVLFLLLVLVVIVVCSIRKSSRTLKKGPRQDPSAIVEKAGLKKSVTPTQHREKWIYYCNGHGIDILKLVAAQVGSQWKDIYQFLCNASEREVAAFSSGYSADHERAYAALQHWTIRGPEASLAQLVSALRQHRRNDVVEKIRGLMEDTTQGMSIWKKQQSSGRIVGSYRDFAKAIKKQNQILIQHAKLYVTSFSILSL from the exons cTTGGATTTCTTAGCAGCACCACGGCTCAGCCAGAACAGAAGGCCCCGAATCTCGTTGGCACATACCGCCACGTTGACCGTGCCACAGGCCAGGTGCTTACCTGTGACAAGTGCCCAGCAGGAACCTACGTCTCCGAGCATTGTACCAACACAAGCCTGCGCGTCTGCAGCAGTTGCCCCGCGGGGACCTTCACCAGGCATGAGAATGGCATAGAGAGATGCCATGACTGTAGTCAGCCGTGCCCATGGCCAATGGTTGAGAAATTACCTTGTGCTGCCTTGACTGACCGAGAATGCACTTGCCCACCTGGCATGTTCCAGTTTAACGCCACCTGCGCCCCCCACACCGTGTGTCCTGTGGGTTGGGGTGTGCGGAAGAAAGGGACTGAGACCGAGGACGTGCGGTGTAAGCAGTGTGCTCGGGGTACCTTCTCCGATGTGCCTTCTAGTGTGATGAAATGCAAAGCATACACAGACTGTCTGAGTCAGAACCTGGTGGTGGTCAAGCCGGGGACCAAGGAGGCAGACAACGTCTGTGGCACACTCCCGTCCTCTAGCACCGCCTCGCCTTCCCCCAGCACAGCCATCTTTTCACGTCCCGAGCACACGGACTCCCATGAAGTCCCTTCCTCCACTTATGTTCCCAAAG GCATGAACTCAACAGAATCCAACTCTTCTGCCTCTGTTAGACCAAAGGTACCGAGTGGCATCCAGGAAGGGACAGTCCCTGACAACACAAGCTCAGCAAGCGGGGAGGAAGGCATGAACAAGACCCTCCCGAAACTCCAGGTAGTCACCCACCAGCAAGGCCCCCACCACAGACACATCCTGAAGCTGCTGCCGTCCATGGAGGCCACCGGGGGCGAGAAGTCCAGCACGCCCATGAAGGGCCCCAAGAGGGCCCACCCCAGGCAGAACCTGCACAAGCATTTTGACATCAATGAGCATCTGCCCTGGATGATTGTGCTCTTCCTGCTGCTGGTGCTTGTGGTCATCGTAGTGTGCAGTATCCGGAAAAGCTCAAGGACTCTGAAAAAGGGGCCCCGGCAGGATCCCAGCGCCATTGTGGAAAAGGCAGGGCTGAAGAAATCCGTGACTCCAACTCAGCACCGGGAGAAGTGGATCTACTACTGCAACGGCCATG GTATTGACATCTTGAAGCTTGTAGCAGCGCAAGTGGGAAGCCAGTGGAAGGACATCTATCAGTTTCTGTGCAATGCCAGCGAGAGGGAGGTGGCCGCTTTCTCCAGCGGGTACTCGGCGGACCATGAGAGGGCCTACGCGGCCCTGCAGCACTGGACCATCCGGGGCCCCGAGGCCAGCCTGGCTCAGCTGGTGAGCGCCCTGCGGCAGCACCGCAGAAATGATGTCGTGGAGAAGATTCGAGGGCTGATGGAAGATACCACCCAG GGCATGAGCATTTGGAAGAAGCAGCAAAGCAGTGGGAGGATAGTTGGAAGTTACCGGGATTTTGCCaaagctattaaaaaacaaaaccaaatcctAATACAGCATGCCAAATTGTATGTTAcctctttttccatcctttcactttga